The Hemibagrus wyckioides isolate EC202008001 linkage group LG25, SWU_Hwy_1.0, whole genome shotgun sequence genome has a segment encoding these proteins:
- the snx17 gene encoding sorting nexin-17 → MHFSIPETEVRSGENGSTFVAYNIHVNGVLHCRVRYSQLLGLHEQIKKEYGNNVVPAFPPKKIFTLTPAEVEQRREQLEKYMQAVRQDPLLGASELFNSFLRKAQQETQQIPTEEVQLEVHLSNSQKVKVNILTSDQTEDVLEAVASKLELPDDLVGYFSLFLVQDGVNRGCTFVRKLQEFELPYVSVTSLRNPDYHIVLRKSYWDSAYDSDVMEDSVGLNLLYAQTVSDIERGWILANKDQHRQLKSLQEKGSKKEFIRLAQTLKYFGYIKFDPCVTDFPEKGCHVIVSAGNNELNFHVKLPNNQMKEGSFKVTRMRCWRVTSSQVPVANGTANPCTSGKCEVKLELAFEYLMSKDRLQWVTITSPQAIMMSICLQSMVDELMVKKSGGSIKKMQKKRFNGSIHRSNSQQAVKSPPLLDSPDSNREQVVKLSTKLSSVSLRGISASNSANDLSGSDFHGNYAFEGIGDDDL, encoded by the exons GCCTACAACATCCACGTCAACGGGGTCCTGCACTGCCGAGTGCGCTACAGCCAGCTCCTAGGCCTGCACGAACAG ATCAAGAAAGAGTATGGAAACAACGTGGTACCTGCCTTCCCCCCAAAGAAGATCTTCACCCTCACGCCTGCAGAGGTGGAGCAGCGTAGAGAGCAGCTGGAGAAGTACATGCAAGCTG tgCGTCAGGATCCTCTGCTGGGAGCCAGCGAACTGTTCAACAGCTTTTTAAGAAAAGCTCAACAG GAGACACAACAGATCCCCACCGAAGAAGTCCAGCTGGAGGTGCACTTATCCAACAGCCAGAAGGTCAAAGTCAACATCTTGACGTCAGACCAGACTGAAGATGTCCTTGAG GCAGTTGCATCGAAACTGGAGCTGCCTGATGATTTGGTGGGCTATTTCAGCCTCTTCCTAGTTCAGGATGGGGTAAATCGAGGCTGCACAT tcgTGAGAAAGCTGCAGGAGTTCGAGCTGCCCTACGTCTCGGTCACCAGCCTGCGCAATCCCGATTACCACATCGTCCTCCGCAAAAG tTATTGGGATTCAGCCTATGACAGTGATGTAATGGAGGATAGTGTCGGTCTCAACTTGTTATATGCTCAG ACGGTGTCTGACATCGAGCGAGGCTGGATTCTAGCCAACAAAGACCAGCACAGACAGCTGAAATCCTTGCAGGAGAAAGGCTCAAAGAAAGAG TTCATCAGATTGGCTCAGACCCTGAAGTACTTCGGCTACATCAAGTTTGATCCCTGCGTCACGGATTTTCCTGAAAAAGGCTGCCACGTCATCGTCAGCGCCGGCAACAACGAGCTCAACTTTCATGTCAAACTGCCCAACAAccagatgaaggaaggaagtttTAAAGTCACGCGCATGAGGTGCTGGCGAGTCACTTCATCC CAAGTCCCAGTGGCCAATGGCACAGCTAACCCCTGCACCTCTGGCAAGTGTGAGGTCAAACTGGAGCTGGCTTTCGAGTATCTGATGAGCAAAGACCGTCTGCAGTGGGTCACCATCACGAGTCCGCAG GCAATCATGATGAGCATCTGTCTCCAATCCATGGTGGATGAGCTGATGGTGAAGAAGTCTGGGGGAAGCATTAAGAAA ATGCAGAAGAAACGTTTTAACGGATCCATCCATCGATCCAACAGCCAGCAAGCTGTGAAATCTCCTCCATTACTG GATTCTCCTGATTCGAATCGGGAACAAGTAGTCAAGCTCTCG ACAAAGCTGAGTTCCGTCTCCCTGCGGGGGATCAGCGCCTCGAACTCCGCTAACGATCTCAGCGGCAGCGATTTTCACGGAAACTACGCTTTCGAGGGCATCGGGGACGACGACCTGTGA
- the znf513a gene encoding zinc finger protein 513a isoform X2 has translation MREREREGRVAGSQRVLCLPYCVFVSYKDTATSFNSNSFHLGDEESSSFSHLSMESDTHDLRAAENEREGARPEPAFPHYISCRGCNQLLDEDEHACLRCSKCDGTSIGDRSVHIGAQSLHKGADGEGSGPENGQQKLNSCPLCGFSSRYTNHVKRHMKTHNGEKPYRCSLCSYASAQLVNLQRHLRIHTGEKPYKCEHCTFACSSLGNLKRHQRMHTVANPAHITQQRMHTAINPAQNAHQSMHAVANPAQNSQRMMSHSLRGPVGCQSLKEDAPRASREVLQSSEMKGSLSIGSDSGYLKAFARLKSEQQPCTRAPPGILPPLLFPFTCRLCGLVLDGEDGSSAQICAKCTLEMLTKDAAGSASERGHRGDRVYTCAACPFLTHYPNHLARHMKTHSGEKPYKCPQCPYASAHFDNLKRHHRVHTGEKPYKCHLCDYACGNLANLKRHQRVHSGAKPFQCSVCSYSCNQSMNLKRHMLRHTGEKPHKCHVCAYTTGHWDNYKRHQKKHGAGSDEWDKVPMPANEEEAEIDDEEEEV, from the exons atgagggagagagagagagagggccgTGTTGCAGGCAGCCAGCGTGTTCTGTGCTTGCcgtattgtgtatttgtttcttATAAGGATACTGCAACATCTTTTAACT CCAACAGTTTCCACCTGGGTGACGAAGAGAGCTCCTCGTTCAGCCACCTCAGCATGGAGAGTGACACCCACGACCTCCGCGCCGCTGAGAACGAGCGCGAGGGTGCGAGACCCGAGCCTGCGTTCCCTCACTACATCTCCTGCAGAGGCTGCAATCAGCTCCTTGATGAGGATGAGCACGCATGCCTGCGCTGCTCTAAATGCGATGGAACCAGCATAGGGGACAGGAGTGTCCACATAGGAGCACAGTCTTTGCACAAAGGGGCAGATGGAGAGGGATCAGGACCCGAGAACGGCCAGCAGAAGCTAAACTCCTGTCCGCTCTGCGGCTTCTCGTCGCGTTACACCAACCATGTAAAGAGGCACATGAAGACGCACAACGGCGAGAAGCCATACCGCTGCTCACTGTGCTCCTACGCCTCGGCGCAGCTGGTCAACCTTCAGCGCCATTTACGCATCCACACAGGAGAAAAACCCTACAAGTGTGAGCACTGCACGTTCGCCTGCAGCTCCCTAGGCAACCTAAAGAGGCACCAGCGCATGCACACAGTTGCAAATCCTGCTCACATTACACAACAGCGAATGCACACTGCCATAAATCCAGCCCAAAATGCACACCAGAGTATGCACGCGGTCGCAAATCCTGCACAGAATTCGCAGCGGATGATGAGCCATAGCCTCCGAGGTCCTGTCGGATGCCAGAGCCTAAAAGAGGACGCTCCACGTGCCTCGAGGGAAG TGCTGCAGTCTTCAGAAATGAAAGGGAGCTTGAGCATCGGCAGTGACAGCGGATATCTCAAGGCCTTTGCGaggctgaagtcagagcagcagcCGTGCACCCGAGCCCCGCCTGGCATCCTGCCTCCTCTGCTCTTCCCTTTCACGTGCAGGCTGTGTGGCCTGGTGCTGGATGGTGAGGATGGGTCGTCGGCGCAGATCTGTGCCAAGTGCACCCTGGAAATGCTGACTAAAGACGCAGCAGGCAGCGCCAGCGAGCGAGGGCACCGAGGGGACAGGGTGTACACGTGTGCCGCCTGCCCGTTCCTCACACACTACCCCAACCACCTGGCACGGCACATGAAGACGCACAGCGGCGAGAAGCCCTACAAGTGCCCACAGTGCCCTTACGCCTCAGCCCACTTTGACAACCTGAAGCGGCACCATCGCGTACACACGGGCGAAAAGCCCTACAAGTGCCACCTGTGTGACTACGCCTGCGGCAATCTGGCAAACCTGAAGCGGCACCAGAGGGTTCACTCGGGTGCCAAACCTTTCCAGTGCAGCGTGTGCAGCTACAGCTGCAACCAGAGCATGAACCTGAAGAGGCACATGCTGCGTCACACAGGCGAGAAGCCACACAAGTGCCACGTGTGCGCGTACACCACAGGCCACTGGGACAACTACAAGCGTCATCAGAAGAAACACGGGGCAGGATCAGACGAGTGGGATAAAGTGCCGATGCCTGCCAATGAGGAAGAGGCAGAgattgatgatgaggaggaggaggtgtaa